In one Lentimicrobium sp. L6 genomic region, the following are encoded:
- a CDS encoding acyl-CoA carboxylase subunit beta — translation MKVADKISLLKKKREQVAEMGGKARIEKQHAKGKLSARERLDLLFDEDSFQEIDSFVGHRSTNFGMEKVEIESDGVIVGHGLVNGRTVFAFSQDFTSRGGSLGEMHAAKICKVMDLAMKAGAPIVGLNDSGGARVEEGVDALKGYGDIFFRNSRASGVIPQISAIMGPCAGGAVYSPAMTDFVFMVKKTSHMFITSPYVIKTVTGEETSFEELGGAMVHNAKSGNAHFACENDEDTIEQIRDLIDYLPNNNMENTPIVEMGDDPKRECELLDTIIPDDPKTPYNMKEVIEEVLDDNDFYEVHEHFAENAIVGFGRLNNRSIGIIANQPMISAGCLDIDASDKISRFIRTCDAFNIPLVTFVDVPGYLPGVNQEWNGIIRHGAKLLWSYSEATVPKFTVVCRKDYGGSYLAMSSKHLGADMVFAWPTAEIAVMGAKGAVEVLSGYRKEISEADDKVAKTQEKISEYEEAFNIPYLAAQRGYIDEVILPSETRSRLIAGLDALASKTELVPAKKHGNIPQ, via the coding sequence ATGAAAGTTGCTGATAAGATTTCTTTGTTAAAAAAGAAAAGAGAACAAGTTGCTGAAATGGGTGGCAAAGCCCGTATAGAAAAGCAACATGCCAAAGGTAAACTATCCGCCAGAGAGCGTCTGGATTTATTATTCGATGAGGATAGTTTTCAAGAAATAGATTCTTTTGTCGGACATCGCTCCACCAATTTCGGAATGGAAAAAGTTGAAATTGAGTCAGATGGAGTTATTGTTGGTCATGGATTAGTCAATGGAAGAACCGTTTTTGCTTTTTCTCAGGATTTCACTTCACGTGGAGGTTCCCTCGGAGAAATGCATGCTGCTAAAATCTGTAAAGTAATGGATTTGGCCATGAAAGCTGGAGCTCCAATTGTTGGACTAAATGATTCAGGTGGAGCAAGAGTAGAAGAAGGAGTGGATGCGCTAAAGGGATATGGTGATATCTTTTTTAGAAACTCACGCGCTTCTGGTGTGATACCTCAGATTTCTGCCATCATGGGCCCTTGTGCCGGTGGGGCTGTTTATTCTCCTGCCATGACAGACTTTGTATTTATGGTGAAGAAAACAAGTCATATGTTTATCACTAGTCCTTATGTGATTAAAACTGTAACAGGCGAAGAAACTAGTTTTGAGGAATTAGGTGGAGCCATGGTTCATAATGCGAAAAGTGGAAACGCTCACTTTGCTTGCGAGAACGATGAGGATACTATCGAGCAAATTAGAGATTTGATAGATTACCTTCCCAATAATAATATGGAGAATACCCCAATTGTAGAAATGGGTGATGATCCAAAAAGAGAATGTGAACTTTTAGATACCATCATACCTGATGATCCTAAAACACCTTATAATATGAAGGAAGTGATAGAAGAGGTTCTTGATGATAATGATTTTTATGAAGTTCATGAGCACTTTGCCGAAAATGCCATTGTTGGTTTTGGTCGATTGAATAATCGTTCTATAGGAATCATTGCCAACCAACCCATGATTTCTGCAGGTTGTTTAGATATTGATGCTTCTGATAAAATCAGTCGTTTCATCAGAACTTGTGATGCTTTTAATATTCCATTGGTTACTTTTGTGGATGTACCAGGTTATTTACCCGGTGTTAACCAAGAGTGGAATGGAATTATTCGTCATGGTGCTAAATTATTATGGTCTTATTCTGAAGCTACAGTTCCAAAGTTCACTGTAGTTTGCCGTAAAGATTATGGTGGTTCTTATTTAGCCATGAGTTCTAAGCATTTAGGAGCTGATATGGTTTTTGCATGGCCAACTGCTGAAATTGCAGTAATGGGAGCTAAAGGAGCTGTTGAAGTGCTTTCTGGATATAGAAAAGAAATTTCTGAAGCTGATGATAAGGTGGCTAAAACCCAAGAGAAAATCAGCGAATATGAAGAGGCTTTTAATATTCCTTATTTAGCTGCTCAGCGTGGTTATATCGATGAAGTTATTCTTCCTAGCGAAACTCGTTCTCGTTTGATTGCTGGTCTTGATGCACTGGCTTCAAAAACAGAATTAGTTCCTGCTAAAAAACACGGTAATATTCCTCAATAA
- a CDS encoding ABC transporter permease subunit: protein MYRLLQIEIKKALGFRAIWWLGLLYFAVIATMLFGVEAFINEVVTDAGKNLPISIPGVSLYSFPGVWHNLTYLASFLKIFMAIISIILITNEFSYKTIKQQVLHGLSRYELFWSKVILNLTISLFATAVIAIIILILGFRNTEEITWAMFTGKFSFLIAYFYEVFAYLSFAFMIATLVHRSGFAIGILMLYAFIIDPILDYKIPNDWGDFLPITAIGHIIQLPNSQLMKLFGIEFQTFVNIRDVLISGGWVVIFNSVVFWYLKKRDL from the coding sequence ATGTATAGACTATTACAAATTGAAATAAAAAAGGCATTGGGATTCCGTGCCATTTGGTGGTTAGGCTTATTGTATTTCGCTGTAATCGCTACCATGCTATTTGGTGTTGAGGCTTTTATTAACGAAGTAGTGACTGATGCTGGGAAAAACCTACCCATTTCCATTCCTGGCGTTTCCCTCTATTCTTTCCCTGGAGTTTGGCATAACCTCACTTACTTGGCCAGTTTCCTTAAAATTTTCATGGCCATCATTAGTATTATCCTTATCACCAATGAATTCTCCTATAAAACCATCAAACAACAGGTTCTTCATGGACTCAGTCGTTATGAATTGTTTTGGTCAAAAGTCATTCTCAATCTTACCATATCACTATTCGCAACCGCTGTGATTGCTATTATCATTCTGATATTAGGTTTTAGAAATACAGAAGAAATTACATGGGCCATGTTTACTGGTAAGTTTAGCTTCCTCATTGCTTACTTCTATGAAGTATTTGCCTATTTGAGCTTTGCTTTTATGATAGCCACCTTGGTACATCGTTCTGGTTTTGCCATAGGAATTTTAATGCTTTATGCTTTTATTATCGATCCTATTTTAGATTATAAAATCCCAAATGATTGGGGCGATTTCTTACCTATCACCGCAATAGGTCACATCATTCAGCTACCTAATAGCCAACTCATGAAGCTATTCGGAATCGAATTTCAAACCTTTGTTAACATCAGAGATGTCCTTATTTCTGGAGGATGGGTGGTGATATTCAACTCAGTAGTTTTCTGGTATTTGAAGAAAAGGGACTTGTAA
- a CDS encoding Ig-like domain-containing protein, with amino-acid sequence MKTHFYFIIFLFIFSFSTVYAQRADDPVAVDDSVIMMHYGTIHINVLANDYDPNGEAIHIDDLDEEEGFEISFQDSIVTIKALIYYDWEYLSIDYRIRNESGETDRADIDIYFEDNPSVPVPVRDIFDLECQKSQIINLVENDEYTGSENLIITDITSSNVEILADSQSVKYTAGLKSGKTGFSYRVKEQGGNGYVSKKMNNFAYVRGNPEAPYGIKDTFNISMGETKTFDVLGNDESLNPLVLDTIGLPAYAQIENNKLKITCPDAVSYDLNFDYQAYDGQNGYYTWQTRVMIQVVDKYRRPLAIVDSLEYDFADTVFIRPLDNDYNYANTPLVLNDNNDTIFTYYYTEPSMQHFNRWTSREYRCKNEGSDLLSEQVICNYRITPPDSIQVEEDIFYIRLGESLDFNPRSYTNLPDSLSLWAVSIEELGEVTANGDIVSFTIDPEVLPSYYISDFIGELVETIRCDYGFEFNGIPQYISQYFTIKIDIHQNVSYLDINNFSIPVTPFGLHFNKTFKPTHKYIKANNFLEQIRPWIANDHNGIGDVQFSGDIWCSNNTDFINGPIKDAYHAEYDSKYFRTWMVTKSQIDYHMAHFNDEDYQIPEIISNWPADIISFNGLDYEQADYVDFDQNGVYNPENGDFPKISGDKAILYLINDGRLGDYRAIDSLNIDIYALIYAFDRPESDLFQNTFFMKYKIINKSDIDYTNFRLAQLVLHDDYNMYNHMGCDTILNTFYSYPVAGNENQYVGMTTFLNHEMGKFLTYGDVDSDPRYKYANMMGIYNSEFPIQNPPLWMNWSPLNYVFPSKIDDPYGSNAFAFDERNSFYGTGDGLGSAEALELKAGGTQYYDIAYSVYNNQQDGVFELVDIGLDRVSQLIECYQNDSIPGGGSFTGIHEQMNNTVADVLIYPNPARTTLYIQTENKDFETYRIYSLHGQLLEESKFESEISIQHLPPGFYFLQLMGKNGKVELTRKFVKQ; translated from the coding sequence ATGAAAACACATTTCTACTTTATTATTTTCTTATTTATTTTTAGCTTTTCAACAGTTTATGCTCAAAGAGCTGACGATCCAGTGGCTGTTGATGATTCAGTAATAATGATGCATTATGGAACCATACATATAAATGTATTGGCTAATGATTACGATCCCAATGGGGAAGCTATTCATATTGATGATTTGGACGAAGAGGAGGGTTTTGAAATCAGTTTTCAGGATAGTATTGTGACTATCAAAGCACTAATCTACTATGATTGGGAATATTTGAGTATAGATTATAGAATAAGAAATGAATCGGGAGAAACCGATAGAGCAGATATTGATATTTATTTTGAGGATAATCCTAGTGTGCCGGTTCCTGTACGAGATATTTTTGACTTAGAATGTCAAAAAAGCCAAATAATTAATTTAGTTGAGAATGATGAATATACAGGTTCAGAGAATCTTATTATTACGGATATCACATCATCTAATGTTGAAATATTAGCAGACTCACAAAGTGTTAAATATACAGCAGGTTTGAAAAGTGGAAAAACTGGATTCAGCTATCGTGTTAAAGAACAGGGTGGTAACGGATATGTTTCAAAAAAGATGAACAATTTTGCATATGTCAGAGGAAATCCTGAAGCTCCCTACGGCATAAAAGACACCTTTAATATAAGTATGGGTGAGACTAAGACTTTTGATGTGCTTGGCAATGATGAATCTCTAAATCCATTGGTATTGGATACTATTGGTTTGCCAGCCTATGCTCAGATTGAAAATAACAAATTGAAAATCACATGTCCTGATGCAGTTTCATATGATCTGAATTTTGATTACCAGGCTTATGATGGGCAGAATGGATATTACACCTGGCAGACTAGGGTTATGATTCAAGTAGTTGATAAGTATCGTCGACCATTGGCCATAGTAGATAGTTTGGAATATGATTTTGCTGATACCGTTTTTATTCGTCCCTTGGATAATGATTATAATTATGCCAATACTCCTTTGGTATTGAATGACAATAATGATACCATTTTTACATATTATTACACAGAACCATCTATGCAGCATTTTAATCGATGGACAAGCAGAGAATATAGATGTAAAAATGAGGGTTCTGATTTATTGAGTGAACAAGTTATTTGCAATTATAGAATTACACCACCCGATAGTATCCAAGTTGAAGAAGATATTTTTTATATACGATTAGGAGAATCTTTGGACTTCAATCCTCGATCATATACAAATTTACCTGATTCTTTAAGCCTATGGGCTGTGTCAATAGAGGAATTAGGTGAAGTAACTGCTAATGGAGATATTGTTTCATTTACTATTGATCCAGAGGTTTTACCATCTTACTATATATCTGATTTTATAGGTGAATTAGTCGAAACAATAAGATGCGATTATGGTTTTGAATTTAATGGGATACCACAATATATTAGTCAATATTTTACCATTAAAATCGATATTCATCAAAATGTTTCTTATTTGGATATCAATAATTTCTCCATTCCCGTAACACCATTTGGTTTGCATTTTAATAAAACATTTAAACCTACGCATAAGTATATTAAGGCTAATAATTTTTTAGAGCAAATAAGGCCATGGATTGCAAATGATCATAATGGAATAGGTGATGTGCAATTTTCTGGGGATATTTGGTGTTCAAATAATACTGACTTCATAAACGGTCCGATTAAGGATGCTTATCATGCAGAGTATGATTCTAAGTATTTTAGAACTTGGATGGTCACTAAGTCACAAATTGATTATCATATGGCCCATTTTAATGATGAAGATTATCAAATACCAGAGATCATTAGTAATTGGCCAGCAGATATCATTTCTTTTAATGGTTTGGATTATGAACAGGCTGACTATGTTGATTTTGATCAAAATGGAGTTTATAACCCAGAGAATGGAGATTTTCCGAAAATTTCAGGGGATAAAGCTATTTTATACTTAATTAATGATGGTAGGTTAGGAGATTATAGGGCCATCGATTCCTTAAATATTGATATTTATGCTTTAATTTATGCCTTTGATAGACCTGAATCTGATTTATTTCAGAATACCTTTTTTATGAAATACAAAATAATCAATAAATCAGATATTGATTATACAAATTTCAGATTGGCCCAATTGGTGCTTCACGATGATTATAATATGTATAATCATATGGGATGCGATACTATCTTAAATACATTTTATTCTTATCCTGTTGCTGGAAATGAAAACCAATATGTTGGAATGACTACATTTCTAAATCATGAAATGGGGAAATTTTTAACTTATGGAGATGTGGATAGTGATCCGAGATATAAATATGCAAACATGATGGGGATTTATAATAGTGAGTTTCCTATTCAGAATCCACCACTTTGGATGAATTGGTCCCCATTAAATTATGTGTTTCCATCTAAAATTGATGACCCCTATGGCTCAAATGCTTTTGCATTTGATGAAAGAAACTCATTTTATGGAACAGGAGATGGTTTAGGTAGTGCTGAGGCCTTAGAATTAAAAGCTGGAGGTACTCAATATTATGATATTGCTTATTCAGTTTATAATAACCAGCAAGATGGAGTATTTGAATTAGTGGATATTGGTTTGGATCGAGTTTCTCAACTTATTGAATGCTACCAAAATGATTCCATCCCAGGTGGAGGTAGCTTTACAGGTATTCATGAGCAAATGAACAATACTGTGGCAGATGTTTTAATTTATCCTAACCCCGCTCGTACAACTCTGTATATTCAAACAGAGAACAAGGATTTTGAAACTTATAGAATTTATAGCCTACATGGACAATTATTAGAGGAGTCTAAATTTGAAAGTGAAATCTCTATTCAGCACCTTCCTCCGGGATTTTATTTCCTTCAGTTGATGGGTAAGAATGGTAAAGTGGAGTTGACGAGGAAGTTTGTGAAGCAGTAA
- a CDS encoding ATP-binding cassette domain-containing protein yields MSIILETKDLTKHYGKLVAVNELNVTIRKGEVFGVLGPNGSGKTTTLGMILGVTHPKSGSFEWFQGKHGKNTRKKVGAIIESPIFYPYMTALDNLKIVAKIKKQDYSDIERVLKLVELWDRRKSAFKTFSLGMKQRLAIAAALVGNPDALILDEPTNGLDPQGIAEIRNLIKKISGEGVTIILASHLLDEVQKVCTHVMIMQKGNKLAAGRVDEILSDKHLLEVKAEDMGVLIQALADVSMVEAIKEDRDKLIIEIKAESNADELNKILAHKGVFLSHLLAKEKSLEKFFLEITNKNHV; encoded by the coding sequence GTGAGCATTATACTAGAAACAAAAGATTTAACAAAGCATTATGGCAAACTGGTTGCTGTGAACGAGTTAAATGTGACCATCAGAAAAGGAGAAGTATTTGGGGTTTTAGGGCCTAATGGAAGTGGTAAAACTACTACTTTAGGTATGATCTTAGGGGTCACACATCCAAAATCAGGAAGTTTTGAATGGTTTCAAGGAAAGCATGGTAAAAACACCAGGAAAAAAGTTGGAGCTATTATAGAATCTCCTATTTTCTACCCTTATATGACTGCCTTGGATAACTTAAAAATAGTGGCCAAAATCAAGAAACAAGATTATTCTGATATCGAAAGGGTTTTGAAATTAGTAGAGCTTTGGGACAGGAGAAAAAGTGCTTTCAAAACTTTTTCACTCGGAATGAAACAGCGATTAGCTATTGCTGCTGCTTTAGTTGGAAATCCAGATGCCTTAATTTTGGATGAACCAACCAATGGTCTGGATCCTCAAGGAATTGCTGAGATTAGAAACCTAATCAAGAAAATTTCTGGGGAGGGTGTTACTATTATTTTAGCCAGTCACTTATTAGATGAAGTACAGAAAGTTTGTACCCACGTTATGATTATGCAAAAGGGTAACAAGTTGGCAGCCGGACGAGTAGATGAAATCCTTAGTGACAAACATCTTCTCGAAGTAAAAGCTGAAGATATGGGAGTCTTAATACAAGCTTTAGCTGATGTCTCCATGGTAGAAGCTATTAAAGAAGATAGAGACAAACTCATTATAGAAATCAAAGCAGAGTCCAATGCTGATGAATTAAATAAAATCCTTGCCCATAAAGGGGTTTTCCTTTCTCATTTGCTCGCCAAAGAGAAGTCATTAGAAAAGTTTTTCCTAGAAATTACAAATAAGAATCATGTATAG
- a CDS encoding pyruvate carboxylase subunit B gives MKFDKHGVLEMTQTKYNADRPKASNPIKIQDLSFRDGHQSLFATRGRTEDMLPMAKEMDEVGFHAIETWGGATFDTMHRYLGEDPWERLRSLKKVMPKTPFFMLLRGQNVVGYRNYADDVVDSFVQRACDNGMDIFRCFDALNDYRNFETAAKVVKRNNRHFQGTICYTLTEPRLGGDVYNIEYYLNKAKELMDFGVDSICLKDMAGLVAPYDIYNLVVELKKMTDIPINLHTHFTSGMGDLAIFKAIEAGIDIVDTCMSPYAYRTSHAALEPLVISLLGTNRDTGFDIKKLSAISNEMEKVIPKYKHLANNPKYSIIDTDVIMHQTPGGMLSNLVNQLKQMDALDKLDEVFRQLPKVRKDLGMIPLVTPTSQIVGVQTVNNVLFDTYEGEYSRITEQVKDLCYGLYGKTTKPINEELRKKALKDYPRGEQHIECRPGSVLEDEMPAVQEGIKDLAKDIDDELIVALYPVTGKRFLKWKYGKEEIPADVKPKTMEEVKREEDIVAKALSGQLTDKKVDSDMQEMEVYVDGDKFTVAIPTGKAPVRRKKKERKAAVENTQSEGAMRAPIPGMVVEYRKKKGDEVKAGEVVVVVEAMKMMNNFEAKMDGVITEACFESGDAVAKNDVLFIVSPK, from the coding sequence ATGAAATTTGATAAGCACGGGGTTTTAGAAATGACCCAAACAAAATATAATGCCGACAGGCCAAAAGCTAGTAATCCAATTAAAATTCAAGACCTTAGTTTCCGCGATGGTCACCAATCCTTATTTGCCACTAGAGGAAGAACAGAAGATATGCTTCCCATGGCAAAGGAGATGGATGAGGTAGGTTTTCATGCCATCGAAACATGGGGTGGAGCTACTTTTGATACCATGCACCGTTATTTGGGAGAAGACCCATGGGAGCGTTTAAGATCATTGAAAAAAGTGATGCCTAAAACTCCATTCTTTATGCTCCTTCGTGGACAGAATGTGGTAGGATATAGAAACTATGCCGATGATGTGGTGGATAGTTTTGTGCAAAGAGCTTGTGATAATGGTATGGATATTTTCCGTTGTTTCGATGCCCTTAACGATTATAGAAACTTTGAAACTGCGGCTAAAGTAGTGAAGAGAAACAACAGACATTTCCAAGGAACCATCTGTTATACTTTAACAGAACCTCGTTTAGGTGGTGATGTTTATAATATTGAGTATTATTTGAACAAAGCCAAAGAATTAATGGATTTTGGAGTAGATTCTATCTGCTTAAAAGATATGGCTGGTTTGGTTGCTCCTTATGATATTTATAATCTAGTAGTTGAATTGAAAAAGATGACTGATATTCCCATCAATCTTCATACACACTTTACATCTGGTATGGGTGATTTAGCCATCTTTAAAGCTATTGAAGCAGGAATTGATATTGTAGATACTTGTATGTCTCCATATGCCTACCGCACTTCACATGCTGCTCTTGAGCCATTGGTGATTTCTTTATTAGGAACCAACCGTGATACTGGTTTTGATATCAAGAAACTTTCTGCCATTAGTAATGAAATGGAAAAAGTAATTCCTAAATATAAGCACTTAGCAAATAATCCAAAGTATTCTATTATTGATACTGATGTGATTATGCACCAAACTCCTGGTGGAATGCTATCTAATTTGGTGAATCAATTGAAGCAAATGGATGCTTTAGATAAATTGGATGAGGTTTTCAGACAATTACCAAAAGTAAGAAAAGATTTAGGTATGATTCCTTTGGTAACGCCTACAAGTCAGATTGTTGGGGTTCAGACTGTAAATAATGTATTATTCGATACTTACGAAGGAGAATATTCTAGGATTACTGAACAGGTTAAAGATTTATGCTATGGTTTATACGGTAAAACCACTAAGCCTATCAACGAAGAATTGAGAAAAAAAGCATTAAAAGATTATCCTAGAGGAGAGCAACATATCGAGTGTCGTCCTGGTAGTGTTTTAGAAGATGAGATGCCAGCTGTACAAGAAGGCATTAAGGATTTAGCTAAAGATATAGATGACGAGTTGATTGTAGCCCTTTATCCTGTTACAGGTAAACGTTTCTTGAAATGGAAATATGGTAAGGAAGAGATTCCAGCCGACGTGAAGCCAAAAACCATGGAAGAAGTGAAACGTGAGGAAGACATCGTTGCAAAAGCACTTTCTGGTCAGTTGACTGATAAAAAGGTAGATTCTGATATGCAAGAAATGGAAGTATATGTGGATGGTGATAAATTCACAGTAGCTATTCCAACAGGTAAAGCACCAGTTCGTAGAAAGAAAAAAGAACGTAAAGCTGCTGTTGAAAATACACAATCTGAAGGTGCCATGAGAGCTCCAATTCCTGGAATGGTAGTAGAATATAGAAAGAAAAAAGGCGACGAAGTGAAAGCTGGAGAAGTTGTTGTTGTGGTGGAAGCCATGAAAATGATGAACAACTTTGAAGCTAAAATGGATGGAGTCATTACTGAAGCATGTTTTGAATCGGGTGATGCCGTTGCAAAGAATGATGTTTTGTTTATTGTAAGTCCTAAATAA